The Deltaproteobacteria bacterium genome includes a window with the following:
- a CDS encoding ABC transporter permease, whose product MNPRKQASHSYVVSKTARILGRRAQVRWLLLLLGPVLLLLTFYAYPIARMLTISFFDPDFTLKHYMHFFKIPAYSRVLVETFKMAASVTVFCLVLGYPVAYLLANIPPRVRNLLMILVILPFMTAILVRTYAWMVILGRNGLVNQFLIKSGITSSPLKLMHNLFGVYVGMVQILLPFMIFPLYSVMVGIDKGLMKAAENLGANPVQVFLRIFLPLSLPGVGGGGLLVFIIALGFFITPALLGGVSDVMISMFIETQVNTLLNWGFASAMSVILLIITLVLFSVYTRYFGVDRTFGG is encoded by the coding sequence ATGAACCCACGCAAACAAGCTTCCCACTCATATGTCGTTTCGAAGACCGCCCGGATCCTTGGCCGAAGAGCTCAGGTGCGATGGTTGCTCCTTCTCTTGGGACCGGTCCTTCTCTTGCTTACGTTTTACGCATATCCCATTGCGCGGATGTTGACCATAAGCTTCTTCGATCCTGATTTCACTTTGAAACACTACATGCATTTCTTCAAGATTCCTGCATACTCCCGTGTACTGGTTGAAACTTTCAAGATGGCAGCCAGCGTGACCGTGTTCTGTCTTGTCTTGGGGTACCCCGTGGCCTATCTCCTTGCCAATATTCCGCCGAGGGTGAGAAATCTCCTGATGATCTTGGTGATCCTGCCTTTCATGACAGCAATACTGGTCCGCACTTATGCCTGGATGGTGATTCTGGGCAGGAACGGGCTGGTCAACCAGTTCTTGATCAAATCAGGGATTACATCTTCACCCCTAAAGTTGATGCACAACCTTTTCGGCGTCTATGTGGGGATGGTCCAGATTCTTCTGCCCTTCATGATCTTTCCTCTTTACAGCGTAATGGTGGGAATTGACAAGGGGCTGATGAAGGCGGCGGAGAACCTGGGGGCGAATCCAGTCCAGGTTTTTCTCCGCATTTTTCTACCTCTGAGTCTTCCAGGGGTCGGCGGGGGAGGCCTTCTGGTCTTTATTATAGCCCTGGGGTTTTTCATCACTCCCGCTCTGTTGGGAGGCGTTTCAGACGTGATGATATCCATGTTTATCGAAACCCAGGTAAACACCCTGCTCAATTGGGGATTCGCTTCTGCGATGTCAGTGATCCTATTGATCATTACACTCGTACTTTTTTCCGTTTACACCAGATACTTCGGTGTGGACAGAACCTTTGGTGGATAG